In Phycisphaerales bacterium, the following are encoded in one genomic region:
- a CDS encoding dihydrolipoamide acetyltransferase family protein, with protein MAGKVSSDPNVFLLPDIGEGLQEAEVIKWLVKEGDTVEEQQSLAEVETDKALTEIPSPRAGTIKTLHGKDGDVMKVGEPFVSFEGGAASNGAAPGSQTGSQDSGQSSKKPSRTERAAAAPDTPDAPDSAAAREDAGTVVGKMSGDMPGMTRQEGKALATPVVRRRAREMGIDINQVPGSGMGGRVLEKDLKKFAESGGAAGGAPQKPASQPRQGGTQDAGTTRKPMPRPQAQPQQQFQQPQYQQAQYQPQYQQQYQQQMGYGMPQQMGMPYGMPMMMMPVPMMMPWGMPGMMGGMGGSGGVPMAPGYVPASHRPIPDPAQQSKAGSGDASTAFRGVRRTIASKLRESVDTAVHFTVMDEADVTDLDALRRQFAEAGTSGSKKLSFLPFVAAAVCRAIAPRAGGRFGALNARVEGQQDNQEIVEHHAVHLGIATDTDAGLMVPVIRDADALDVSSMSDAIANAANGARQRTAAREDLSGSTFTISNVGSHAGMFATPVINAPEVGILAVGKVYDAVVVRDGQAVVGKKMPLSLACDHRVVDGATAALCLAEIVKLLQEPGELR; from the coding sequence ATGGCCGGCAAAGTCTCTTCCGATCCCAACGTCTTCCTCCTCCCGGACATCGGCGAGGGCCTGCAAGAGGCCGAGGTCATCAAGTGGCTGGTCAAGGAGGGCGACACCGTCGAAGAGCAGCAGAGCCTGGCCGAGGTGGAGACCGACAAGGCCCTCACCGAGATCCCCAGTCCCCGCGCCGGCACCATCAAGACGCTGCACGGCAAGGATGGCGACGTCATGAAGGTGGGCGAGCCCTTCGTCAGCTTCGAGGGCGGGGCCGCGAGCAACGGCGCGGCGCCCGGCAGCCAGACCGGTAGCCAGGACAGCGGCCAGTCCAGCAAGAAGCCCAGCCGCACCGAGCGCGCCGCGGCGGCGCCCGACACGCCCGACGCCCCCGACTCGGCCGCCGCGCGCGAGGACGCGGGCACGGTGGTCGGCAAGATGTCCGGCGACATGCCCGGCATGACGCGCCAGGAGGGCAAGGCGCTCGCCACGCCGGTGGTGCGTCGCAGGGCCCGCGAGATGGGCATCGACATCAACCAGGTGCCCGGCTCGGGCATGGGCGGCCGCGTGCTGGAGAAGGACCTCAAGAAGTTCGCCGAGTCGGGCGGGGCCGCCGGCGGCGCGCCGCAGAAGCCCGCCAGCCAGCCCCGCCAGGGCGGCACGCAGGACGCGGGCACCACGCGCAAGCCCATGCCGCGCCCGCAGGCGCAACCGCAGCAGCAGTTCCAGCAGCCGCAATACCAGCAGGCCCAATACCAGCCCCAGTACCAGCAGCAGTACCAGCAGCAGATGGGCTACGGCATGCCCCAGCAGATGGGGATGCCATACGGCATGCCCATGATGATGATGCCCGTGCCCATGATGATGCCCTGGGGCATGCCCGGCATGATGGGCGGCATGGGCGGCTCCGGCGGGGTCCCCATGGCCCCCGGCTACGTGCCCGCCAGCCACCGGCCCATTCCCGACCCCGCCCAGCAGAGCAAGGCCGGTTCGGGCGACGCGTCGACGGCCTTCCGCGGCGTGCGGCGCACGATCGCCAGCAAGCTGCGCGAGAGCGTCGACACCGCCGTGCACTTCACGGTGATGGACGAGGCGGACGTCACCGACCTGGATGCCCTCCGCCGCCAGTTCGCCGAGGCGGGGACCTCTGGGTCAAAGAAGCTCAGCTTCCTGCCCTTCGTCGCCGCGGCGGTGTGCCGGGCCATCGCGCCGCGCGCGGGCGGCCGCTTCGGGGCGCTCAACGCTCGGGTTGAGGGCCAGCAGGACAATCAGGAGATCGTCGAGCACCACGCCGTGCACCTGGGCATCGCAACGGACACCGACGCGGGGCTCATGGTCCCCGTCATCCGCGATGCCGATGCGCTCGACGTTTCCAGCATGTCGGATGCGATCGCCAACGCCGCCAACGGCGCCCGCCAGCGCACCGCCGCGCGTGAGGATCTCTCGGGCAGCACGTTCACCATCTCCAACGTCGGCAGCCACGCGGGCATGTTCGCCACGCCGGTGATTAATGCGCCCGAGGTCGGCATCCTCGCCGTCGGCAAGGTCTACGACGCCGTGGTCGTGCGTGATGGCCAGGCGGTCGTTGGCAAGAAGATGCCCCTGAGCCTGGCCTGCGACCACAGGGTCGTCGACGGCGCGACGGCGGCGCTGTGCCTGGCCGAGATCGTCAAGTTGCTCCAGGAGCCCGGCGAGCTCCGCTGA